From a single Larimichthys crocea isolate SSNF chromosome XIII, L_crocea_2.0, whole genome shotgun sequence genomic region:
- the arhgef1 gene encoding rho guanine nucleotide exchange factor 1 isoform X5, with protein sequence MFTFYSRVYRLFSLSRSFFFFFFFSLDVYFRVQCFFPPLTHDNFRAGNLQQALRLSSSLYLRGVFGAQCSNPAMSIIGAEDEDFENDLTDVVDDQCTHFNSIDQLKDRPTHLLVFMQHVILQFDPAPLLCYLHADLFRTFSAKESKKQFVEFHNTFLDKGAILRVAIPSTITYELDRTRPELLPDEIQKRFVQDIQKLQVPEVAKQLDDFRQKRMMGMTPNEAELIDVESHYPTDRIPMEMKEKSVAENLLEKMSESQLTIVSDEEKCQSIFSAVVFYMKHLGVKTRAVDNKKSKGGFFRRQLVKNKKDESTKGKPRGVFPGIPSWIAGNTEVKPKTEAEAEKDKVNTERKGITPGRGSLTDPAAAPSLPSKKSVSSGSPASLPGLEISDGSGNNISIVNSPESSHIDGLLSNRLEPPSLSDSSEVSPIGLGGGLIVAEPLSPNDTPTEENPEKDRRKTRKVGRSESARVDRHSSRRRGSSRAKQSRSRSDVDLQPPTLTATSPTPFTPQHPHSFEGPALVPEGPGHSPTSPSPQLEEMEPRLLEFEHDPPNWRELAPPEALSSLSKKETKRQEVINELFATEHAHVRMLSVLQMIFSKPLEKEELLTATELAAIFPNLDEIIDMHYNFYENLKKLRLDDNFIVKSISTTVLNRFGGTEGEWFQKLTARFCSHQSWALDQIKSRQKKEPRFNSFILEAESKPQCRRLQLKDIIPIEMQRLTKYPLLLENIAKNTDDPAEKENIQQSAECCRKILNHVNEEVKLMENLLTLKDYQRRLDTSGLKPSNELYTEYKNIDLTQKKMLYEGPLTWRVTKEKAIEVQCVLLGDLLVLLQRQDDKMVLKCQSKSNIAVQEGKQMLSPIIKLDSVFLREVATDRKAFYVIFTWDSGAQIYELVAQSVGERKIWTDVIKTAVDDLKKSGAPMRLTLPPGSGGAPFSPTTLTAPLSPTENGGLKSSGDRDKDSLTDDKSSDPRHRLIDFLSDKGFDLIGHSNSDQEKVASSALDEVMSLKRLLVGSISLSEDSQPDEENGEEQSEKPSQEMDSCQSTEESQTADRGAEEESDNSCEKEGAGTKGEEDRSISAPLVLSQERKEEVCRRLHSLQEQLKRLQTIEEEHHRLQEALSKFSLEGLNFQ encoded by the exons ATGTTTACTTTTTATTCGCGGGTTTATCgactcttttctctctctcgctctttctttttttttttttttttctctctggatGTGTACTTCCGCgtacaatgtttttttcccccgctGACACACGACAACTTTCGGGCAGGAAACCTTCAGCAGGCGCTTCGGCTGTCGTCTTCTCTCTATCTACGG GGCGTGTTTGGGGCTCAGTGCTCTAACCCAGCCATGAGCATCATCGGGGCCGAGGATGAGGATTTCGAGAACGATCTGACTGAT GTGGTGGATGACCAGTGCACACACTTCAACAGTATAGACCAGTTGAAGGATCGACCGACCCACCTGCTGGTCTTCATGCAACAtgtcattttacagtttgaCCCTGCTCCCCTG ctgtgttACCTTCATGCTGACCTCTTCAGGACCTTCAGTGCCAAAGAGTCCAAGAAGCAATTTGTGGAGTTCCACAACACCTTCTTGGATAAGGGTGCA ATCCTCAGAGTGGCAATTCCATCTACTATAACCTATGAATTGG ACCGGACTCGTCCTGAGCTGCTCCCCGATGAAATCCAGAAGCGCTTTGTCCAGGATATTCAGAAACTGCAGGTGCCTGAAGTGGCCAAACAGTTAGATGATTTCAG GCAGAAGAGGATGATGGGTATGACCCCCAACGAGGCTGAGCTCATTGACGTGGAGAGCCACTATCCCACCGACCGCATCCCGATGGAGATGAAGGAGAAGTCTGTAGCTGAGAACTTGCTGGAGAAGATGTCTGAGTCACA actTACGATCGTCTCGGACGAGGAAAAATG ccAATCCATCTTTTCAGCGGTGGTCTTCTACATGAAGCACCTCGGGGTAAAAACCAGGGCAGTTGACAATAAGAAGTCCAAAGGAGGCTTCTTCAGGAGACAGCTGGTGAAG AATAAGAAAGATGAATCCACAAAGGGCAAGCCCAGAGGGGTGTTTCCTGGCATCCCCAGCTGGATTGCAGGCAACA CTGAGGTCAAACCTAAAACGGAGGCTGAAG CGGAAAAGGACAAAGTGAATACAGAGCGCAAGGGTATAACTCCCGGCAGAGGCTCCTTGACCGACCCTGCAGCAGCCCCGTCCCTTCCCAGCAAGAAGTCTGTTTCCAGTGGAAGTCCTGCCTCTCTGCCTGGGTTAGAGATCAGTGATGGCTCCGGCAACAACATCAGCATCGTTAACAGCCCTGAGTCTTCACACATCGATG GCCTCTTAAGCAATCGCTTGGAGCCTCCGAGCCTGTCAGACAGCAGTGAGGTGTCCCCCATCGGGCTGGGAGGAGGGCTGATCGTTGCGGAGCCCCTCTCACCTAACGACACTCCCACTGAGGAAAATCCGGAGAAGGACAG ACGGAAGACAAG GAAAGTGGGGCGTAGCGAGAGTGCTCGTGTGGACCGGCACTCCTCTCGGCGCCGCGGCTCTTCCCGGGCCAAACAGTCTCGCTCCCGTAGTGATGTGGACCTCCAGCCGCCTACCTTGACAGCAACATCACCTACCCCGTTCACCCCCCAGCACCCCCATTC TTTTGAAGGACCAGCTTTAGTCCCAGAAGGGCCCGGTCATTCCCCGACCAGCCCCTCCCCACAGCTGGAGGAGATGGAGCCACGCCTCCTGGAGTTCGAGCATGACCCGCCCAACTGGAGGGAGCTGGCCCCCCCTGAAGCCCTGTCTAGTCTCAGCAAGAAGGAGACCAAGAGGCAGGAGGTCATCAATG AGTTGTTTGCGACAGAGCACGCCCACGTGCGGATGCTAAGTGTCCTTCAGATGATCTTCTCCAAACCTTTGGAGAAAGAGGAGCTCCTGACCGCCACTGAGCTGGCCGCTATCTTCCCCAACCTGGATGAGATCATCGATATGCACT ATAACTTCTACGAGAACCTGAAGAAGCTGCGTTTGGATGACAACTTCATCGTCAAATCCATCAGCACCACAGTGCTCAACAGA tttggGGGTACAGAGGGGGAGTGGTTCCAGAAATTGACGGCCCGGTTCTGCAGTCACCAGTCATGGGCCTTGGACCAGATCAAGAGCAGGCAGAAGAAAGAGCCACGCTTCAACTCCTTCATACTG GAGGCAGAGAGTAAGCCCCAGTGCCGCAGACTGCAGCTCAAGGACATCATTCCCATAGAGATGCAGAGACTGACCAAATACCCATTACTGCTGGAGAATATTGCCAagaacacag ACGACCCGGCAGAGAAGGAGAATATCCAGCAGAGCGCAGAGTGCTGCAGAAAGATCCTCAACCATGTCAATGAGGAGGTCAAATTGATGGAGAACCTATTG aCTCTGAAGGACTACCAGCGGAGATTGGACACATCAGGGCTCAAACCTAGTAATGAGCTTTATACTGAATATAAG AACATTGACCTCACTCAGAAGAAGATGCTTTATGAAGGCCCTCTGACCTGGAGAGTCACAAAGGAGAAGGCAATTG AGGTGCAGTGTGTGCTGCTTGGAGACCTGCTGGTGCTCCTGCAGAGGCAGGACGACAAGATGGTCCTCAAATGCCAGAGCAAGAGTAACATCGCCGTGCAGGAGGGCAAGCAGATGTTGAGCCCCATCATCAAGCTGGACTCAGTCTTCCTACGTGAGGTGGCCACAG atCGAAAGGCCTTCTATGTGATATTTACCTGGGACAGCGGTGCTCAGATCTATGAACTGGTGGCTCAGTCTgttggagagaggaagat ctggactgatgtgataaaaacagCAGTGGATGATCTGAAGAAGAGTGGAGCACCCATGCGGTTGACGCTGCCTCCTGGAAGTGGAGGAGCTCCCTTCAGTCCCACTAc GCTGACTGCCCCTTTGAGCCCGACTGAGAATGGAGGCTTGAAAAGCAGCGGTG atcGAGATAAGGACAGCTTGACGGATGACAAGTCTTCAGACCCCAGGCACAGGCTGATTGATTTCCTGTCAGACAAAGGCTTCGACTTGATAGGCCACTCCAATAGCGATCAGGAGAAGGTGGCCAGCAGTGCTTTGGATGAAG TCATGTCGCTGAAAAGGCTGTTGGTGGGCAGCATCAGTCTATCAGAAGACTCTCAGCCCGATGAAGAAAATGGAGAGGAGCAATCAGAGAAGCCAAGTCAAGAAATGGATAGCTGTCAGTCAACAG AAGAAAGCCAGACTGCAGACCGAGGagcggaggaggagagcgaTAACTCTTGTGAAAAAGAAGGTGCAGGGACTAAGGGAGAGGAGGATAGGAGCATCAGTGCCCCCCTGGTGCTGTcccaggagaggaaggaggaagtgtGCAGGAGGctccacagtctgcaggaaCAGCTAAAGAGATTACAG acTATAGAAGAGGAGCACCACAGGCTGCAGGAGGCCCTTTCCAAGTTCTCACTGGAGGGGTTGAACTTCCAGTAA
- the arhgef1 gene encoding rho guanine nucleotide exchange factor 1 isoform X1, producing MDAEDAHFGGVFGAQCSNPAMSIIGAEDEDFENDLTDVVDDQCTHFNSIDQLKDRPTHLLVFMQHVILQFDPAPLLCYLHADLFRTFSAKESKKQFVEFHNTFLDKGAILRVAIPSTITYELDRTRPELLPDEIQKRFVQDIQKLQVPEVAKQLDDFRQKRMMGMTPNEAELIDVESHYPTDRIPMEMKEKSVAENLLEKMSESQLTIVSDEEKCQSIFSAVVFYMKHLGVKTRAVDNKKSKGGFFRRQLVKNKKDESTKGKPRGVFPGIPSWIAGNTEVKPKTEAEAEKDKVNTERKGITPGRGSLTDPAAAPSLPSKKSVSSGSPASLPGLEISDGSGNNISIVNSPESSHIDGLLSNRLEPPSLSDSSEVSPIGLGGGLIVAEPLSPNDTPTEENPEKDRRKTRKVGRSESARVDRHSSRRRGSSRAKQSRSRSDVDLQPPTLTATSPTPFTPQHPHSFEGPALVPEGPGHSPTSPSPQLEEMEPRLLEFEHDPPNWRELAPPEALSSLSKKETKRQEVINELFATEHAHVRMLSVLQMIFSKPLEKEELLTATELAAIFPNLDEIIDMHYNFYENLKKLRLDDNFIVKSISTTVLNRFGGTEGEWFQKLTARFCSHQSWALDQIKSRQKKEPRFNSFILEAESKPQCRRLQLKDIIPIEMQRLTKYPLLLENIAKNTDDPAEKENIQQSAECCRKILNHVNEEVKLMENLLTLKDYQRRLDTSGLKPSNELYTEYKNIDLTQKKMLYEGPLTWRVTKEKAIEVQCVLLGDLLVLLQRQDDKMVLKCQSKSNIAVQEGKQMLSPIIKLDSVFLREVATDRKAFYVIFTWDSGAQIYELVAQSVGERKIWTDVIKTAVDDLKKSGAPMRLTLPPGSGGAPFSPTTLTAPLSPTENGGLKSSGDRDKDSLTDDKSSDPRHRLIDFLSDKGFDLIGHSNSDQEKVASSALDEVMSLKRLLVGSISLSEDSQPDEENGEEQSEKPSQEMDSCQSTEESQTADRGAEEESDNSCEKEGAGTKGEEDRSISAPLVLSQERKEEVCRRLHSLQEQLKRLQTIEEEHHRLQEALSKFSLEGLNFQ from the exons ATGGACGCTGAAGATGCCCACTTTGGG GGCGTGTTTGGGGCTCAGTGCTCTAACCCAGCCATGAGCATCATCGGGGCCGAGGATGAGGATTTCGAGAACGATCTGACTGAT GTGGTGGATGACCAGTGCACACACTTCAACAGTATAGACCAGTTGAAGGATCGACCGACCCACCTGCTGGTCTTCATGCAACAtgtcattttacagtttgaCCCTGCTCCCCTG ctgtgttACCTTCATGCTGACCTCTTCAGGACCTTCAGTGCCAAAGAGTCCAAGAAGCAATTTGTGGAGTTCCACAACACCTTCTTGGATAAGGGTGCA ATCCTCAGAGTGGCAATTCCATCTACTATAACCTATGAATTGG ACCGGACTCGTCCTGAGCTGCTCCCCGATGAAATCCAGAAGCGCTTTGTCCAGGATATTCAGAAACTGCAGGTGCCTGAAGTGGCCAAACAGTTAGATGATTTCAG GCAGAAGAGGATGATGGGTATGACCCCCAACGAGGCTGAGCTCATTGACGTGGAGAGCCACTATCCCACCGACCGCATCCCGATGGAGATGAAGGAGAAGTCTGTAGCTGAGAACTTGCTGGAGAAGATGTCTGAGTCACA actTACGATCGTCTCGGACGAGGAAAAATG ccAATCCATCTTTTCAGCGGTGGTCTTCTACATGAAGCACCTCGGGGTAAAAACCAGGGCAGTTGACAATAAGAAGTCCAAAGGAGGCTTCTTCAGGAGACAGCTGGTGAAG AATAAGAAAGATGAATCCACAAAGGGCAAGCCCAGAGGGGTGTTTCCTGGCATCCCCAGCTGGATTGCAGGCAACA CTGAGGTCAAACCTAAAACGGAGGCTGAAG CGGAAAAGGACAAAGTGAATACAGAGCGCAAGGGTATAACTCCCGGCAGAGGCTCCTTGACCGACCCTGCAGCAGCCCCGTCCCTTCCCAGCAAGAAGTCTGTTTCCAGTGGAAGTCCTGCCTCTCTGCCTGGGTTAGAGATCAGTGATGGCTCCGGCAACAACATCAGCATCGTTAACAGCCCTGAGTCTTCACACATCGATG GCCTCTTAAGCAATCGCTTGGAGCCTCCGAGCCTGTCAGACAGCAGTGAGGTGTCCCCCATCGGGCTGGGAGGAGGGCTGATCGTTGCGGAGCCCCTCTCACCTAACGACACTCCCACTGAGGAAAATCCGGAGAAGGACAG ACGGAAGACAAG GAAAGTGGGGCGTAGCGAGAGTGCTCGTGTGGACCGGCACTCCTCTCGGCGCCGCGGCTCTTCCCGGGCCAAACAGTCTCGCTCCCGTAGTGATGTGGACCTCCAGCCGCCTACCTTGACAGCAACATCACCTACCCCGTTCACCCCCCAGCACCCCCATTC TTTTGAAGGACCAGCTTTAGTCCCAGAAGGGCCCGGTCATTCCCCGACCAGCCCCTCCCCACAGCTGGAGGAGATGGAGCCACGCCTCCTGGAGTTCGAGCATGACCCGCCCAACTGGAGGGAGCTGGCCCCCCCTGAAGCCCTGTCTAGTCTCAGCAAGAAGGAGACCAAGAGGCAGGAGGTCATCAATG AGTTGTTTGCGACAGAGCACGCCCACGTGCGGATGCTAAGTGTCCTTCAGATGATCTTCTCCAAACCTTTGGAGAAAGAGGAGCTCCTGACCGCCACTGAGCTGGCCGCTATCTTCCCCAACCTGGATGAGATCATCGATATGCACT ATAACTTCTACGAGAACCTGAAGAAGCTGCGTTTGGATGACAACTTCATCGTCAAATCCATCAGCACCACAGTGCTCAACAGA tttggGGGTACAGAGGGGGAGTGGTTCCAGAAATTGACGGCCCGGTTCTGCAGTCACCAGTCATGGGCCTTGGACCAGATCAAGAGCAGGCAGAAGAAAGAGCCACGCTTCAACTCCTTCATACTG GAGGCAGAGAGTAAGCCCCAGTGCCGCAGACTGCAGCTCAAGGACATCATTCCCATAGAGATGCAGAGACTGACCAAATACCCATTACTGCTGGAGAATATTGCCAagaacacag ACGACCCGGCAGAGAAGGAGAATATCCAGCAGAGCGCAGAGTGCTGCAGAAAGATCCTCAACCATGTCAATGAGGAGGTCAAATTGATGGAGAACCTATTG aCTCTGAAGGACTACCAGCGGAGATTGGACACATCAGGGCTCAAACCTAGTAATGAGCTTTATACTGAATATAAG AACATTGACCTCACTCAGAAGAAGATGCTTTATGAAGGCCCTCTGACCTGGAGAGTCACAAAGGAGAAGGCAATTG AGGTGCAGTGTGTGCTGCTTGGAGACCTGCTGGTGCTCCTGCAGAGGCAGGACGACAAGATGGTCCTCAAATGCCAGAGCAAGAGTAACATCGCCGTGCAGGAGGGCAAGCAGATGTTGAGCCCCATCATCAAGCTGGACTCAGTCTTCCTACGTGAGGTGGCCACAG atCGAAAGGCCTTCTATGTGATATTTACCTGGGACAGCGGTGCTCAGATCTATGAACTGGTGGCTCAGTCTgttggagagaggaagat ctggactgatgtgataaaaacagCAGTGGATGATCTGAAGAAGAGTGGAGCACCCATGCGGTTGACGCTGCCTCCTGGAAGTGGAGGAGCTCCCTTCAGTCCCACTAc GCTGACTGCCCCTTTGAGCCCGACTGAGAATGGAGGCTTGAAAAGCAGCGGTG atcGAGATAAGGACAGCTTGACGGATGACAAGTCTTCAGACCCCAGGCACAGGCTGATTGATTTCCTGTCAGACAAAGGCTTCGACTTGATAGGCCACTCCAATAGCGATCAGGAGAAGGTGGCCAGCAGTGCTTTGGATGAAG TCATGTCGCTGAAAAGGCTGTTGGTGGGCAGCATCAGTCTATCAGAAGACTCTCAGCCCGATGAAGAAAATGGAGAGGAGCAATCAGAGAAGCCAAGTCAAGAAATGGATAGCTGTCAGTCAACAG AAGAAAGCCAGACTGCAGACCGAGGagcggaggaggagagcgaTAACTCTTGTGAAAAAGAAGGTGCAGGGACTAAGGGAGAGGAGGATAGGAGCATCAGTGCCCCCCTGGTGCTGTcccaggagaggaaggaggaagtgtGCAGGAGGctccacagtctgcaggaaCAGCTAAAGAGATTACAG acTATAGAAGAGGAGCACCACAGGCTGCAGGAGGCCCTTTCCAAGTTCTCACTGGAGGGGTTGAACTTCCAGTAA
- the arhgef1 gene encoding rho guanine nucleotide exchange factor 1 isoform X4 yields the protein MFTFYSRVYRLFSLSRSFFFFFFFSLDVYFRVQCFFPPLTHDNFRAGNLQQALRLSSSLYLRQGVFGAQCSNPAMSIIGAEDEDFENDLTDVVDDQCTHFNSIDQLKDRPTHLLVFMQHVILQFDPAPLLCYLHADLFRTFSAKESKKQFVEFHNTFLDKGAILRVAIPSTITYELDRTRPELLPDEIQKRFVQDIQKLQVPEVAKQLDDFRQKRMMGMTPNEAELIDVESHYPTDRIPMEMKEKSVAENLLEKMSESQLTIVSDEEKCQSIFSAVVFYMKHLGVKTRAVDNKKSKGGFFRRQLVKNKKDESTKGKPRGVFPGIPSWIAGNTEVKPKTEAEAEKDKVNTERKGITPGRGSLTDPAAAPSLPSKKSVSSGSPASLPGLEISDGSGNNISIVNSPESSHIDGLLSNRLEPPSLSDSSEVSPIGLGGGLIVAEPLSPNDTPTEENPEKDRRKTRKVGRSESARVDRHSSRRRGSSRAKQSRSRSDVDLQPPTLTATSPTPFTPQHPHSFEGPALVPEGPGHSPTSPSPQLEEMEPRLLEFEHDPPNWRELAPPEALSSLSKKETKRQEVINELFATEHAHVRMLSVLQMIFSKPLEKEELLTATELAAIFPNLDEIIDMHYNFYENLKKLRLDDNFIVKSISTTVLNRFGGTEGEWFQKLTARFCSHQSWALDQIKSRQKKEPRFNSFILEAESKPQCRRLQLKDIIPIEMQRLTKYPLLLENIAKNTDDPAEKENIQQSAECCRKILNHVNEEVKLMENLLTLKDYQRRLDTSGLKPSNELYTEYKNIDLTQKKMLYEGPLTWRVTKEKAIEVQCVLLGDLLVLLQRQDDKMVLKCQSKSNIAVQEGKQMLSPIIKLDSVFLREVATDRKAFYVIFTWDSGAQIYELVAQSVGERKIWTDVIKTAVDDLKKSGAPMRLTLPPGSGGAPFSPTTLTAPLSPTENGGLKSSGDRDKDSLTDDKSSDPRHRLIDFLSDKGFDLIGHSNSDQEKVASSALDEVMSLKRLLVGSISLSEDSQPDEENGEEQSEKPSQEMDSCQSTEESQTADRGAEEESDNSCEKEGAGTKGEEDRSISAPLVLSQERKEEVCRRLHSLQEQLKRLQTIEEEHHRLQEALSKFSLEGLNFQ from the exons ATGTTTACTTTTTATTCGCGGGTTTATCgactcttttctctctctcgctctttctttttttttttttttttctctctggatGTGTACTTCCGCgtacaatgtttttttcccccgctGACACACGACAACTTTCGGGCAGGAAACCTTCAGCAGGCGCTTCGGCTGTCGTCTTCTCTCTATCTACGG CAGGGCGTGTTTGGGGCTCAGTGCTCTAACCCAGCCATGAGCATCATCGGGGCCGAGGATGAGGATTTCGAGAACGATCTGACTGAT GTGGTGGATGACCAGTGCACACACTTCAACAGTATAGACCAGTTGAAGGATCGACCGACCCACCTGCTGGTCTTCATGCAACAtgtcattttacagtttgaCCCTGCTCCCCTG ctgtgttACCTTCATGCTGACCTCTTCAGGACCTTCAGTGCCAAAGAGTCCAAGAAGCAATTTGTGGAGTTCCACAACACCTTCTTGGATAAGGGTGCA ATCCTCAGAGTGGCAATTCCATCTACTATAACCTATGAATTGG ACCGGACTCGTCCTGAGCTGCTCCCCGATGAAATCCAGAAGCGCTTTGTCCAGGATATTCAGAAACTGCAGGTGCCTGAAGTGGCCAAACAGTTAGATGATTTCAG GCAGAAGAGGATGATGGGTATGACCCCCAACGAGGCTGAGCTCATTGACGTGGAGAGCCACTATCCCACCGACCGCATCCCGATGGAGATGAAGGAGAAGTCTGTAGCTGAGAACTTGCTGGAGAAGATGTCTGAGTCACA actTACGATCGTCTCGGACGAGGAAAAATG ccAATCCATCTTTTCAGCGGTGGTCTTCTACATGAAGCACCTCGGGGTAAAAACCAGGGCAGTTGACAATAAGAAGTCCAAAGGAGGCTTCTTCAGGAGACAGCTGGTGAAG AATAAGAAAGATGAATCCACAAAGGGCAAGCCCAGAGGGGTGTTTCCTGGCATCCCCAGCTGGATTGCAGGCAACA CTGAGGTCAAACCTAAAACGGAGGCTGAAG CGGAAAAGGACAAAGTGAATACAGAGCGCAAGGGTATAACTCCCGGCAGAGGCTCCTTGACCGACCCTGCAGCAGCCCCGTCCCTTCCCAGCAAGAAGTCTGTTTCCAGTGGAAGTCCTGCCTCTCTGCCTGGGTTAGAGATCAGTGATGGCTCCGGCAACAACATCAGCATCGTTAACAGCCCTGAGTCTTCACACATCGATG GCCTCTTAAGCAATCGCTTGGAGCCTCCGAGCCTGTCAGACAGCAGTGAGGTGTCCCCCATCGGGCTGGGAGGAGGGCTGATCGTTGCGGAGCCCCTCTCACCTAACGACACTCCCACTGAGGAAAATCCGGAGAAGGACAG ACGGAAGACAAG GAAAGTGGGGCGTAGCGAGAGTGCTCGTGTGGACCGGCACTCCTCTCGGCGCCGCGGCTCTTCCCGGGCCAAACAGTCTCGCTCCCGTAGTGATGTGGACCTCCAGCCGCCTACCTTGACAGCAACATCACCTACCCCGTTCACCCCCCAGCACCCCCATTC TTTTGAAGGACCAGCTTTAGTCCCAGAAGGGCCCGGTCATTCCCCGACCAGCCCCTCCCCACAGCTGGAGGAGATGGAGCCACGCCTCCTGGAGTTCGAGCATGACCCGCCCAACTGGAGGGAGCTGGCCCCCCCTGAAGCCCTGTCTAGTCTCAGCAAGAAGGAGACCAAGAGGCAGGAGGTCATCAATG AGTTGTTTGCGACAGAGCACGCCCACGTGCGGATGCTAAGTGTCCTTCAGATGATCTTCTCCAAACCTTTGGAGAAAGAGGAGCTCCTGACCGCCACTGAGCTGGCCGCTATCTTCCCCAACCTGGATGAGATCATCGATATGCACT ATAACTTCTACGAGAACCTGAAGAAGCTGCGTTTGGATGACAACTTCATCGTCAAATCCATCAGCACCACAGTGCTCAACAGA tttggGGGTACAGAGGGGGAGTGGTTCCAGAAATTGACGGCCCGGTTCTGCAGTCACCAGTCATGGGCCTTGGACCAGATCAAGAGCAGGCAGAAGAAAGAGCCACGCTTCAACTCCTTCATACTG GAGGCAGAGAGTAAGCCCCAGTGCCGCAGACTGCAGCTCAAGGACATCATTCCCATAGAGATGCAGAGACTGACCAAATACCCATTACTGCTGGAGAATATTGCCAagaacacag ACGACCCGGCAGAGAAGGAGAATATCCAGCAGAGCGCAGAGTGCTGCAGAAAGATCCTCAACCATGTCAATGAGGAGGTCAAATTGATGGAGAACCTATTG aCTCTGAAGGACTACCAGCGGAGATTGGACACATCAGGGCTCAAACCTAGTAATGAGCTTTATACTGAATATAAG AACATTGACCTCACTCAGAAGAAGATGCTTTATGAAGGCCCTCTGACCTGGAGAGTCACAAAGGAGAAGGCAATTG AGGTGCAGTGTGTGCTGCTTGGAGACCTGCTGGTGCTCCTGCAGAGGCAGGACGACAAGATGGTCCTCAAATGCCAGAGCAAGAGTAACATCGCCGTGCAGGAGGGCAAGCAGATGTTGAGCCCCATCATCAAGCTGGACTCAGTCTTCCTACGTGAGGTGGCCACAG atCGAAAGGCCTTCTATGTGATATTTACCTGGGACAGCGGTGCTCAGATCTATGAACTGGTGGCTCAGTCTgttggagagaggaagat ctggactgatgtgataaaaacagCAGTGGATGATCTGAAGAAGAGTGGAGCACCCATGCGGTTGACGCTGCCTCCTGGAAGTGGAGGAGCTCCCTTCAGTCCCACTAc GCTGACTGCCCCTTTGAGCCCGACTGAGAATGGAGGCTTGAAAAGCAGCGGTG atcGAGATAAGGACAGCTTGACGGATGACAAGTCTTCAGACCCCAGGCACAGGCTGATTGATTTCCTGTCAGACAAAGGCTTCGACTTGATAGGCCACTCCAATAGCGATCAGGAGAAGGTGGCCAGCAGTGCTTTGGATGAAG TCATGTCGCTGAAAAGGCTGTTGGTGGGCAGCATCAGTCTATCAGAAGACTCTCAGCCCGATGAAGAAAATGGAGAGGAGCAATCAGAGAAGCCAAGTCAAGAAATGGATAGCTGTCAGTCAACAG AAGAAAGCCAGACTGCAGACCGAGGagcggaggaggagagcgaTAACTCTTGTGAAAAAGAAGGTGCAGGGACTAAGGGAGAGGAGGATAGGAGCATCAGTGCCCCCCTGGTGCTGTcccaggagaggaaggaggaagtgtGCAGGAGGctccacagtctgcaggaaCAGCTAAAGAGATTACAG acTATAGAAGAGGAGCACCACAGGCTGCAGGAGGCCCTTTCCAAGTTCTCACTGGAGGGGTTGAACTTCCAGTAA